The Xiphophorus couchianus chromosome 5, X_couchianus-1.0, whole genome shotgun sequence genome includes a region encoding these proteins:
- the LOC114145167 gene encoding coiled-coil domain-containing protein 149-like isoform X1: MDPSRRSESDWQGLLNEFLVCKRKLDSKKEALLILSKELDTCQQERDQYKLMANQLRERHQGLKKQYRELIDGDLSLPPDKRNQVNLAQLLRDSRERSSQLSEEIKELKQRLLEAQGDNKLLRMTITKQRLGDEEVGARHFPAHEREDLVKQLEQAREQNEVLVHSVKSLTDELQDVRAERDVFQQKAHRLNVEMNHIMGNDESRFLDIDALCMENRYLHERLSQLQEEVNLLKGNLAKYKSALESRKNSKMSGKPNSSALTGVLSTKQVKELLLSEENGCSLPVTPQSISDLKSLATALLETIHEKNMVIQHQRQINKILGNRVAELEKKLKTLEISGLWSLPGLTYNVSLGVFGRGKDAIILNTHLPEQVESLDPPQQEGVSVSASVPNQICATPAGSDSQEVAQTSTSLETSHLNLSEQLPEEEPASPEAEAANNEDCRKHDRSQTTTCTAPLLSDCGPEAACLCEPHPPSSLSQRSERSEPITGGDDESEECNRGVEMVQIESDVNNEINNIDRQQRDIQSDQEAHVCDSDGAHSLPGDALLSRSI, from the exons ATGGATCcgtccaggaggagtgaaagCGACTGGCAGGGGCTGCTTAATGAG TTCCTGGTTTGTAAGCGTAAGCTGGACAGTAAAAAGGAAGCTCTTCTGATACTGTCTAAGGAGTTGGATACCTGTCAGCAGGAGAGGGATCAGTACAAACTGATGGCCAACCAGCTCCGGGAGCGACACCAAGGGCTCAAAAAGCAGTACAGAGAACTCATT GATGGGGATCTCTCTCTGCCACCGGACAAAAGGAACCAA GTGAATTTAGCTCAGCTGCTGAGGGACTCCAGAGAACGAAGCAGTCAGCTTTCTGAGGAGATTAAAGAGCTCAAACAGCGACTGCTGGAAGCTCAGGGTGACAACAAG CTTCTGCGGATGACCATCACCAAGCAGAGGCTGGGGGATGAGGAGGTCGGAGCTCGACATTTTCCAGCACATGAGAGAGAAGATCTTGTGAAACAGCTGGAGCAAGCGAGGGAACAG AACGAGGTGCTGGTGCACAGCGTAAAGTCGCTGACGGACGAGCTCCAGGATGTGCGAGCCGAGCGGGACGTGTTCCAGCAGAAAGCTCACCGGCTCAACGTTGAAATGAACCACATCATGGGGAACGATGAGAGCCGATTCCTGGATATAGACGCCCTGTGCATGGAGAACAG GTACTTGCATGAGCGACTCAGTCAACTTCAAGAAGAGGTAAACCTGCTTAAAGGAAACTTGGCGAAATACAAG AGTGCTCTGGAGAGCAGGAAGAACTCTAAAATGAGCGGCAAACCCAACAGCAGCGCTCTGACTGGCGTTCTTTCTACTAAACAAG TGAAGGAGCTCTTGCTATCTGAGGAAAACGGCTGCAGTTTGCCAGTGACTCCTCAGTCTATCTCAGACCTCAAGTCTCTGGCAACGGCTCTGCTGGAAACCATCCACGAGAAGAACATGGTCATCCAGCACCAACGCCAAATCAACAA GATTCTTGGAAACCGAGTGGCAGAGCTggagaaaaaactcaaaactcttGAGATTTCTGGATTGTGGAGTCTTCCAG GCCTGACTTATAATGTATCTCTTGGAGTATTTGGAA GAGGAAAAGATGCCATCATCTTGAACACACATTTACCTGAACAAGTCGAATCACTTGATCCTCCCCAACAGgaag GTGTCAGTGTTTCTGCAAGCGTCCCAAACCAAATCTGTGCAACTCCAGCTGGGTCAGATTCTCAAGAAGTTGCACAAACATCTACCAGCCTGGAAACATCTCATCTCAACCTTTCAGAGCAGCTGCCAGAGGAAGAACCAGCAAGCCCTGAAGCAGAAGCAGCAAACAACGAAGACTGTCGTAAACACGACAGATCACAGACGACAACTTGCACTGCTCCATTATTGAGTGACTGTGGTCCTGAAGCGGCCTGTCTGTGTGAACCCCACCCACCATCGAGTCTCAGTCAACGGTCAGAGAGATCTGAACCAATCACAGGAGGAGACGATGAGTCAGAAGAATGTAACAGGGGGGTTGAAATGGTCCAAATAGAGTCTGACGTGAACAATGAAATCAATAACATTGATAGGCAGCAGAGGGACATCCAGTCAGATCAGGAGGCACATGTGTGTGACAGTGATGGTGCACACAGTCTTCCGGGAGATGCTCTCTTGTCTCGTAGCATTTAA
- the LOC114145167 gene encoding coiled-coil domain-containing protein 149-like isoform X2, translating to MDPSRRSESDWQGLLNEFLVCKRKLDSKKEALLILSKELDTCQQERDQYKLMANQLRERHQGLKKQYRELIDGDLSLPPDKRNQVNLAQLLRDSRERSSQLSEEIKELKQRLLEAQGDNKLLRMTITKQRLGDEEVGARHFPAHEREDLVKQLEQAREQNEVLVHSVKSLTDELQDVRAERDVFQQKAHRLNVEMNHIMGNDESRFLDIDALCMENRYLHERLSQLQEEVNLLKGNLAKYKSALESRKNSKMSGKPNSSALTGVLSTKQVKELLLSEENGCSLPVTPQSISDLKSLATALLETIHEKNMVIQHQRQINKILGNRVAELEKKLKTLEISGLWSLPGGKDAIILNTHLPEQVESLDPPQQEGVSVSASVPNQICATPAGSDSQEVAQTSTSLETSHLNLSEQLPEEEPASPEAEAANNEDCRKHDRSQTTTCTAPLLSDCGPEAACLCEPHPPSSLSQRSERSEPITGGDDESEECNRGVEMVQIESDVNNEINNIDRQQRDIQSDQEAHVCDSDGAHSLPGDALLSRSI from the exons ATGGATCcgtccaggaggagtgaaagCGACTGGCAGGGGCTGCTTAATGAG TTCCTGGTTTGTAAGCGTAAGCTGGACAGTAAAAAGGAAGCTCTTCTGATACTGTCTAAGGAGTTGGATACCTGTCAGCAGGAGAGGGATCAGTACAAACTGATGGCCAACCAGCTCCGGGAGCGACACCAAGGGCTCAAAAAGCAGTACAGAGAACTCATT GATGGGGATCTCTCTCTGCCACCGGACAAAAGGAACCAA GTGAATTTAGCTCAGCTGCTGAGGGACTCCAGAGAACGAAGCAGTCAGCTTTCTGAGGAGATTAAAGAGCTCAAACAGCGACTGCTGGAAGCTCAGGGTGACAACAAG CTTCTGCGGATGACCATCACCAAGCAGAGGCTGGGGGATGAGGAGGTCGGAGCTCGACATTTTCCAGCACATGAGAGAGAAGATCTTGTGAAACAGCTGGAGCAAGCGAGGGAACAG AACGAGGTGCTGGTGCACAGCGTAAAGTCGCTGACGGACGAGCTCCAGGATGTGCGAGCCGAGCGGGACGTGTTCCAGCAGAAAGCTCACCGGCTCAACGTTGAAATGAACCACATCATGGGGAACGATGAGAGCCGATTCCTGGATATAGACGCCCTGTGCATGGAGAACAG GTACTTGCATGAGCGACTCAGTCAACTTCAAGAAGAGGTAAACCTGCTTAAAGGAAACTTGGCGAAATACAAG AGTGCTCTGGAGAGCAGGAAGAACTCTAAAATGAGCGGCAAACCCAACAGCAGCGCTCTGACTGGCGTTCTTTCTACTAAACAAG TGAAGGAGCTCTTGCTATCTGAGGAAAACGGCTGCAGTTTGCCAGTGACTCCTCAGTCTATCTCAGACCTCAAGTCTCTGGCAACGGCTCTGCTGGAAACCATCCACGAGAAGAACATGGTCATCCAGCACCAACGCCAAATCAACAA GATTCTTGGAAACCGAGTGGCAGAGCTggagaaaaaactcaaaactcttGAGATTTCTGGATTGTGGAGTCTTCCAG GAGGAAAAGATGCCATCATCTTGAACACACATTTACCTGAACAAGTCGAATCACTTGATCCTCCCCAACAGgaag GTGTCAGTGTTTCTGCAAGCGTCCCAAACCAAATCTGTGCAACTCCAGCTGGGTCAGATTCTCAAGAAGTTGCACAAACATCTACCAGCCTGGAAACATCTCATCTCAACCTTTCAGAGCAGCTGCCAGAGGAAGAACCAGCAAGCCCTGAAGCAGAAGCAGCAAACAACGAAGACTGTCGTAAACACGACAGATCACAGACGACAACTTGCACTGCTCCATTATTGAGTGACTGTGGTCCTGAAGCGGCCTGTCTGTGTGAACCCCACCCACCATCGAGTCTCAGTCAACGGTCAGAGAGATCTGAACCAATCACAGGAGGAGACGATGAGTCAGAAGAATGTAACAGGGGGGTTGAAATGGTCCAAATAGAGTCTGACGTGAACAATGAAATCAATAACATTGATAGGCAGCAGAGGGACATCCAGTCAGATCAGGAGGCACATGTGTGTGACAGTGATGGTGCACACAGTCTTCCGGGAGATGCTCTCTTGTCTCGTAGCATTTAA
- the LOC114145167 gene encoding coiled-coil domain-containing protein 149-like isoform X3 — MANQLRERHQGLKKQYRELIDGDLSLPPDKRNQVNLAQLLRDSRERSSQLSEEIKELKQRLLEAQGDNKLLRMTITKQRLGDEEVGARHFPAHEREDLVKQLEQAREQNEVLVHSVKSLTDELQDVRAERDVFQQKAHRLNVEMNHIMGNDESRFLDIDALCMENRYLHERLSQLQEEVNLLKGNLAKYKSALESRKNSKMSGKPNSSALTGVLSTKQVKELLLSEENGCSLPVTPQSISDLKSLATALLETIHEKNMVIQHQRQINKILGNRVAELEKKLKTLEISGLWSLPGLTYNVSLGVFGRGKDAIILNTHLPEQVESLDPPQQEGVSVSASVPNQICATPAGSDSQEVAQTSTSLETSHLNLSEQLPEEEPASPEAEAANNEDCRKHDRSQTTTCTAPLLSDCGPEAACLCEPHPPSSLSQRSERSEPITGGDDESEECNRGVEMVQIESDVNNEINNIDRQQRDIQSDQEAHVCDSDGAHSLPGDALLSRSI, encoded by the exons ATGGCCAACCAGCTCCGGGAGCGACACCAAGGGCTCAAAAAGCAGTACAGAGAACTCATT GATGGGGATCTCTCTCTGCCACCGGACAAAAGGAACCAA GTGAATTTAGCTCAGCTGCTGAGGGACTCCAGAGAACGAAGCAGTCAGCTTTCTGAGGAGATTAAAGAGCTCAAACAGCGACTGCTGGAAGCTCAGGGTGACAACAAG CTTCTGCGGATGACCATCACCAAGCAGAGGCTGGGGGATGAGGAGGTCGGAGCTCGACATTTTCCAGCACATGAGAGAGAAGATCTTGTGAAACAGCTGGAGCAAGCGAGGGAACAG AACGAGGTGCTGGTGCACAGCGTAAAGTCGCTGACGGACGAGCTCCAGGATGTGCGAGCCGAGCGGGACGTGTTCCAGCAGAAAGCTCACCGGCTCAACGTTGAAATGAACCACATCATGGGGAACGATGAGAGCCGATTCCTGGATATAGACGCCCTGTGCATGGAGAACAG GTACTTGCATGAGCGACTCAGTCAACTTCAAGAAGAGGTAAACCTGCTTAAAGGAAACTTGGCGAAATACAAG AGTGCTCTGGAGAGCAGGAAGAACTCTAAAATGAGCGGCAAACCCAACAGCAGCGCTCTGACTGGCGTTCTTTCTACTAAACAAG TGAAGGAGCTCTTGCTATCTGAGGAAAACGGCTGCAGTTTGCCAGTGACTCCTCAGTCTATCTCAGACCTCAAGTCTCTGGCAACGGCTCTGCTGGAAACCATCCACGAGAAGAACATGGTCATCCAGCACCAACGCCAAATCAACAA GATTCTTGGAAACCGAGTGGCAGAGCTggagaaaaaactcaaaactcttGAGATTTCTGGATTGTGGAGTCTTCCAG GCCTGACTTATAATGTATCTCTTGGAGTATTTGGAA GAGGAAAAGATGCCATCATCTTGAACACACATTTACCTGAACAAGTCGAATCACTTGATCCTCCCCAACAGgaag GTGTCAGTGTTTCTGCAAGCGTCCCAAACCAAATCTGTGCAACTCCAGCTGGGTCAGATTCTCAAGAAGTTGCACAAACATCTACCAGCCTGGAAACATCTCATCTCAACCTTTCAGAGCAGCTGCCAGAGGAAGAACCAGCAAGCCCTGAAGCAGAAGCAGCAAACAACGAAGACTGTCGTAAACACGACAGATCACAGACGACAACTTGCACTGCTCCATTATTGAGTGACTGTGGTCCTGAAGCGGCCTGTCTGTGTGAACCCCACCCACCATCGAGTCTCAGTCAACGGTCAGAGAGATCTGAACCAATCACAGGAGGAGACGATGAGTCAGAAGAATGTAACAGGGGGGTTGAAATGGTCCAAATAGAGTCTGACGTGAACAATGAAATCAATAACATTGATAGGCAGCAGAGGGACATCCAGTCAGATCAGGAGGCACATGTGTGTGACAGTGATGGTGCACACAGTCTTCCGGGAGATGCTCTCTTGTCTCGTAGCATTTAA
- the LOC114145168 gene encoding extracellular superoxide dismutase [Cu-Zn] translates to MRIYRSLSGLQTALLVLLASCQCISANTDTLLPPEVSQYNGTLYAACKVRPSTSLPEGLPKVYGQVLFKQEQSEGKLQVLLRLNGFPTEDAPEPRAVHIHQYGDLSRGCDSTGGHYNPFDVNHPKHPGDFGNFISQEGQIKVLIESEATLFGNLSALGRAVVIHEKRDDLGLGGDIGSLLHGNAGRRLACCVIGMSSSSPWNMQHERFARQVRRN, encoded by the exons ATGCGCATTTACAG GTCATTGAGTGGACTCCAAACTGCTCTGCTGGTACTGCTGGCCAGTTGTCAATGCATCTCAGCAAACACCGATACTCTCCTTCCTCCAGAGGTCTCTCAGTACAATGGCACTCTGTATGCAGCCTGCAAAGTGAGACCCAGCACTTCACTTCCTGAGGGGCTTCCCAAGGTATACGGGCAGGTGCTGTTTAAACAAGAGCAGTCTGAGGGAAAGCTTCAAGTCCTCCTTCGGCTCAATGGCTTCCCAACAGAGGATGCTCCAGAACCCAGAGCCGTGCACATCCATCAGTACGGAGACCTGAGCCGGGGATGCGACTCAACCGGTGGTCACTACAACCCGTTTGATGTGAACCATCCTAAACACCCAGGAGACTTTGGTAACTTCATCTCACAGGAAGGACAAATCAAAGTGCTGATTGAATCAGAGGCCACCCTGTTTGGAAACCTGTCTGCGCTCGGAAGAGCGGTGGTGATCCATGAGAAGAGAGACGACTTGGGGCTCGGCGGAGACATTGGGAGCCTGCTCCATGGGAACGCAGGCCGCAGGCTTGCCTGCTGCGTTATCGGGATGTCCTCCTCCAGCCCCTGGAATATGCAACATGAGCGTTTTGCAAGGCAGGTCAGGAGGAACTAG
- the LOC114144751 gene encoding uncharacterized protein LOC114144751, which translates to MFPFRKSKRVGPPTKRSSKAVSFLSPHTTAVSDPAHMSILGLGQPKQFAADLDELLPSTSSSKTKDHQDGAGDFARTKASHYQPKEGAAFKRIFKSQRVVHQHQQTVSEPPHESEPKSAEKKGKSSRRIFHKPKSRKHIKSAEKDSQEAEQELDVEAEQTNTKSVHTSLEHSSMWSNILDQNQKFDYNVVSASSPNMLPSFSDVEKNCFNTEKKAKNSIKTAIEPSGKDLCEMKPGETFKNMKEKAKKSSFQTMNCHQAGKTVMENNSPGPLEHHMGSVETVKGNADTSGSYNQFYRFKKNVFFFDMDPSFKENKQQSNADPAVGAEKRYISGDTGTESMPPSSRISAKSAGTDQRLQNKQDEDQEGHEHISFKTMRSITEASSYSDLFLNPLETLRQIIPPNQPRRALSELSFKHFSNSFEKRVHRCCLEAYLKSCLRQWREMKQKCSSESATESLKEPTSSSAEGWAETVTERLSSQPDAHPTNVRSIHSCFKRFTNLVQERLSQLFKIRIVVTIYR; encoded by the exons ATGTTTCCCTTCAGAAAg AGCAAAAGAGTGGGACCTCCCACTAAGAGAAGCAGCAAAGCTGTTTCCTTTCTGTCTCCTCACACAACTGCAGTTTCTGACCCTGCGCACATGTCCATATTAGGTTTGGGACAACCTAAACAGTTTGCTGCTGACTTGGATGAGCTGTTGCCATCAACCTCTAGCTCAAAGACTAAAGATCATCAAGATGGAGCTGGAGACTTTGCAAGAACAAAGGCTTCCCATTACCAGCCAAAAGAAGGAGCAgcatttaaaaggatttttaaaagccAGCGAGTTGTTCACCAACACCAACAGACAGTGAGCGAACCTCCACATGAATCTGAGCCCAAATCTGCTGAGAAGAAAGGAAAATCTAGTAGAAGGATATTTCATAAACCAAAAAGTAGAAAGCACATTAAATCAGCAGAAAAGGACAGTCAGGAGGCAGAGCAAGAGCTGGATGTTGAGGCAGAACAAACTAACACAAAATCTGTTCACACATCTCTTGAACACAGCTCAATGTGGTCCAATATTTTGGACCAAAATCAAAAGTTTGACTATAACGTTGTGTCAGCTTCCTCCCCAAATATGCTACCTAGTTTTTCTGATGTTGAGAAGAATTGTttcaatacagaaaaaaaagcaaaaaacagcataaaaactGCCATTGAGCCCAGTGGAAAAGATTTATGTGAGATGAAACCAGgtgaaacctttaaaaatatgaaagaaaaagcaaaaaaga GCTCATTCCAAACAATGAACTGCCACCAAGCAGGGAAAACCGTCATGGAGAACAATTCACCAGGTCCCTTGGAACATCACATGGGATCTGTGGAAACTGTAAAAGGAAATGCTGATACTTCTGGCAGCTACAATCAGTTTTAcagatttaagaaaaatgttttcttctttgacaTGGATCCATccttcaaagaaaacaaacagcaaagcaaTGCTGATCCAGCTGTTGGTGCAGAGAAACGCTACATTTCTGGAGACACTGGTACAGAAAGTATGCCACCATCTTCTAGGATCTCTGCTAAAAGTGCAGGAACTGATCAGCGATTACAGAACAAGCAAGATGAGGATCAGGAAG GTCATGAACACATTTCTTTCAAGACCATGAGGTCCATCACCGAGGCATCAAGTTACTCAGATTTGTTCCTTAATCCCCTGGAGACACTTCGTCAAATTATTCCACCCAACCAACCCAGAAGAGCTTTATCAGAACTGAGCTTTAAGCATTTCTCTAATAG TTTCGAAAAGAGAGTACACAGGTGTTGTTTAGAGGCCTACCTGAAGTCTTGCCTGCGTCAGTGGAGGGAGATGAAGCAGAAATGTTCGTCGGAGTCGGCCACCGAGAGTCTTAAAGAACCTACCAGCTCCTCTGCAGAGGGTTGGGCAGAGACAGTTACTGAAAGGCTGTCCTCACAACCCGATGCTCATCCGACAAATGTTAGGTCCATTCATAGCTGCTTCAAAAGATTCACAAACTTGGTGCAGGAAAGACTTTCCCAGCTGTTCAAGATACGCATCGTTGTGACCATCTACCGTTGA